In the Mycolicibacter sp. MU0102 genome, one interval contains:
- the arsB gene encoding ACR3 family arsenite efflux transporter: MIDDATTTQLSTLDRLLPVWIGLAMAAGLALGRMIPGLGDGLSAVQIDGISLPIAAGLLIMMYPVLAKVRYDRLDTVTSDRRLLISSLLLNWVVGPAVMFVLAWLLLADLPEYRTGLIVVGLARCIAMVIIWNDLACGDREAAAVLVALNSVFQVVMFAVLGWFYLSLLPGWLGLPQTSIEVSPWQIARSVAIFLGIPLAAGYLTRRVAERAKGRDWYESRLLPRIGPWALYGLLFTIVILFALQGDQITHQPLDVVRIAIPLLAYFAIMWGGGYLVGAVLGLGYARTTTLAFTAAGNNFELAIAVAIATWGAASGQALAGVVGPLIEVPVLVGLVYASLALRNRFTAPTRPSVLFVCVHNAGRSQMAAALLRHLAGDRIEVRSAGTEPADQINPRAVAAMAEIGIDLSTSTPKVLTADAVESSDIVITMGCGDTCPYFPGVSYRDWKLDDPAGQPLDTVRAIRDDITSHVNALIAELLPDVAPGQAAPPTSSPAPRLAR, translated from the coding sequence ATGATCGACGACGCAACGACGACACAGCTGTCCACCCTGGATCGATTGCTACCGGTCTGGATCGGACTGGCCATGGCCGCCGGCCTCGCGCTGGGACGGATGATCCCGGGTCTGGGCGACGGCCTCAGCGCGGTGCAGATCGACGGGATCTCGCTGCCGATCGCCGCCGGACTGCTGATCATGATGTATCCCGTGCTGGCCAAGGTCCGCTATGACCGGCTCGACACCGTCACCTCGGATCGGCGACTGCTGATCAGCTCGCTCCTGCTCAACTGGGTTGTCGGCCCGGCGGTGATGTTCGTCCTAGCCTGGCTGCTGCTGGCCGACCTGCCCGAATACCGCACCGGGCTCATTGTGGTCGGCTTGGCCCGCTGCATCGCCATGGTGATCATTTGGAACGACCTGGCCTGCGGGGACCGCGAAGCCGCCGCCGTCCTCGTCGCGCTCAACTCGGTCTTCCAGGTCGTCATGTTCGCCGTGCTGGGCTGGTTCTACCTTTCCCTGCTACCCGGCTGGCTGGGCCTGCCGCAGACGAGCATCGAAGTCTCGCCCTGGCAGATCGCCCGGTCGGTGGCGATCTTCCTCGGTATACCGCTGGCCGCCGGATACCTGACCCGCCGTGTGGCCGAACGCGCCAAGGGCCGCGACTGGTATGAGAGTCGGCTCCTGCCGCGGATCGGGCCCTGGGCGCTGTACGGACTGCTCTTCACGATCGTCATCCTTTTCGCGCTACAAGGCGATCAGATCACCCACCAGCCCCTGGACGTGGTCCGTATCGCAATCCCGCTGCTGGCCTACTTCGCGATCATGTGGGGCGGCGGCTACCTCGTCGGGGCGGTTCTCGGCCTGGGCTATGCGCGCACCACCACCTTGGCGTTCACCGCCGCCGGCAACAATTTCGAGCTCGCCATCGCGGTGGCGATCGCCACTTGGGGCGCCGCCAGTGGCCAAGCACTGGCCGGGGTGGTCGGGCCCCTGATCGAGGTGCCCGTCCTGGTCGGTCTGGTCTACGCGTCGCTGGCTCTGCGGAACCGCTTCACCGCACCCACCAGACCCAGCGTGTTATTCGTCTGCGTGCACAACGCAGGTCGCTCGCAAATGGCCGCGGCACTGCTGCGCCACCTCGCCGGTGACCGCATCGAGGTCCGTTCCGCCGGCACCGAACCCGCCGACCAGATCAACCCCCGCGCCGTTGCTGCCATGGCCGAGATCGGCATCGACCTCAGCACCAGCACACCCAAGGTGCTCACCGCCGACGCCGTCGAGTCCAGCGACATCGTCATCACCATGGGTTGCGGCGACACCTGTCCCTACTTCCCGGGCGTGTCCTACCGCGACTGGAAACTCGACGATCCTGCCGGTCAGC
- a CDS encoding ArsI/CadI family heavy metal resistance metalloenzyme, which yields MSRVQLALNVDDLDAAIAFYSRLFGTEPAKVKPGYANFAIADPPLKLVLLENPGHGGTLNHLGVEVSSSEIVHEEITRLTAVGLLTEEEMGTTCCYATQDKVWVSGPDRERWEVYTKIADAESAAAPASCC from the coding sequence ATGTCCCGCGTACAGCTCGCACTCAACGTCGACGACCTCGATGCCGCAATCGCGTTCTACTCCCGGTTGTTCGGTACCGAGCCGGCCAAGGTCAAGCCCGGCTACGCCAATTTCGCGATCGCCGACCCGCCGCTGAAGCTGGTCCTGCTGGAGAACCCAGGCCACGGCGGGACGCTGAACCACCTCGGCGTCGAGGTGTCCTCCAGCGAGATCGTCCACGAGGAGATCACCCGCCTGACTGCGGTGGGCCTGTTGACCGAGGAGGAGATGGGCACCACCTGCTGTTACGCCACCCAGGACAAGGTCTGGGTCAGCGGCCCAGACCGAGAGCGCTGGGAGGTCTACACCAAAATCGCCGATGCCGAGTCCGCCGCAGCCCCGGCCTCGTGCTGCTGA